The following proteins come from a genomic window of Brachionichthys hirsutus isolate HB-005 chromosome 20, CSIRO-AGI_Bhir_v1, whole genome shotgun sequence:
- the tcf21 gene encoding transcription factor 21, with translation MSTGSLSDVDDDLLDGILKFGSSGKDSNESTEESSNCEGANDAPGKKRKTASRKTAPKGVAQQEGKPVQRNAANARERARMRVLSKAFSRLKTTLPWVPPDTKLSKLDTLRLASSYIAHLRQILANDKYENGFIHPVNLTWPFMVAGKSENDLKEMLNTTRLCGTTAS, from the exons ATGTCCACCGGGTCTCTCAGCGATGTCGACGACGACCTCCTGGACGGCATCCTGAAGTTCGGCTCCTCCGGTAAAGACTCCAACGAAAGCACTGAGGAGAGCTCCAACTGCGAAGGCGCAAACGACGCGCCGGGCAAAAAGCGAAAGACAGCCTCTCGGAAAACGGCTCCCAAGGGTGTGGCGCAGCAGGAGGGCAAGCCCGTGCAGAGGAACGCGGCCAACGCCCGGGAGAGAGCCAGGATGCGCGTCCTGTCCAAAGCCTTCTCCCGGCTGAAGACCACCTTGCCCTGGGTACCACCCGACACCAAGCTCTCCAAACTGGACACGTTGCGCTTGGCCTCCAGCTACATCGCGCACCTCCGGCAGATTCTGGCGAACGACAAGTATGAAAACGGATTTATCCACCCGGTTAACctg acgtGGCCTTTCATGGTTGCAGGCAAGTCGGAGAACGACTTGAAGGAGATGCTGAACACAACAAGGTTATGTGGCACAACGGCGTCCTGA